In a single window of the Flavobacterium sp. W4I14 genome:
- a CDS encoding transcriptional regulator GlxA family with amidase domain (product_source=COG4977; cath_funfam=1.10.10.60,3.40.50.880; cog=COG4977; pfam=PF01965,PF12833; smart=SM00342; superfamily=46689,52317), giving the protein MKHVSILIPETAVIEAIADPRYLFTAVNEFLQASGKLPLFKVELIGMTKEVRLNNSLFSVHADKLLHEVEHTDLIFVPAISGNIGYAMESNQDLLPWIIKHHAKGAEVASLCMGAFLLAATGLLDGRKCSTHWLFANQFREMFPEVELVDGSIITDAQGLYSSGGANSYWNLLLYLVEKHTDRDTAILAAKYFAIDIDRESQLAFMMFQGQKGHEDAKIKKAQEFIDGNYQDRITVDQLADMLALGRRSFERRFKSATKNTVIEYIQRVKIEAAKRSFESSRKNITEVMFDVGYTDTKSFRDVFKKITGLTPIEYRNKYHKAVPVLQV; this is encoded by the coding sequence ATGAAACATGTATCTATCTTAATTCCAGAGACTGCCGTGATTGAAGCCATTGCAGATCCCCGCTATCTATTTACTGCTGTTAACGAATTTTTACAGGCATCGGGCAAACTCCCGCTTTTTAAAGTTGAGCTTATAGGGATGACGAAAGAGGTGAGGTTGAACAACAGCCTTTTTTCTGTGCACGCTGATAAACTGCTGCATGAGGTTGAGCATACCGACCTGATCTTTGTACCGGCCATCAGTGGCAATATTGGTTATGCGATGGAGTCGAATCAAGATCTGTTGCCATGGATTATAAAACATCATGCTAAAGGTGCAGAGGTAGCCTCGCTCTGCATGGGCGCATTTTTACTGGCTGCAACCGGTTTATTAGATGGGCGGAAATGTTCTACGCATTGGCTGTTTGCCAACCAGTTTAGAGAAATGTTCCCTGAAGTGGAGCTGGTAGATGGTAGTATTATTACCGATGCTCAGGGTTTATACTCTAGCGGTGGTGCAAACTCTTACTGGAACTTACTTTTGTACCTGGTTGAAAAACATACAGATAGAGATACCGCCATTTTAGCAGCGAAATACTTTGCTATTGATATTGATCGCGAGAGTCAGCTGGCTTTTATGATGTTCCAGGGGCAAAAGGGGCATGAAGATGCAAAAATTAAAAAAGCGCAGGAATTTATTGATGGCAATTACCAGGATCGGATTACGGTAGATCAACTGGCCGATATGTTGGCATTGGGCAGAAGAAGTTTTGAACGGAGGTTTAAAAGTGCAACCAAAAATACAGTAATCGAGTATATTCAAAGGGTTAAAATTGAGGCTGCCAAGCGAAGTTTCGAATCGAGCAGAAAAAACATAACCGAGGTAATGTTTGATGTAGGCTATACAGACACAAAATCGTTTAGGGATGTTTTCAAAAAAATTACCGGTTTAACACCGATTGAGTACCGGAACAAATACCACAAAGCGGTACCTGTTTTGCAGGTTTAA
- a CDS encoding hypothetical protein (product_source=Hypo-rule applied; cath_funfam=3.30.300.70; superfamily=117991) codes for MTMEEYILNEDIKVMCITAESFPNGVLAAHEKLHALFPLNKQRRYFGISRPNEKREIIYKAAVEELADGEAEKLGIETFTIKKGTFISELVPDFMKDVSQIGKTFEKLLNQSDIDPNGYCLEMYINETDVRLMVGIKK; via the coding sequence ATGACAATGGAAGAGTATATTTTAAATGAGGATATTAAGGTGATGTGCATTACGGCCGAATCTTTCCCTAACGGCGTTTTAGCGGCGCACGAAAAACTTCATGCGCTGTTTCCCCTTAATAAGCAACGCAGGTATTTTGGAATAAGCAGGCCTAACGAAAAGCGGGAGATTATTTATAAGGCTGCCGTTGAAGAACTCGCAGATGGCGAAGCTGAAAAACTTGGTATTGAAACCTTTACCATAAAGAAGGGAACATTTATTAGTGAACTGGTTCCCGATTTTATGAAAGATGTTAGCCAGATTGGGAAGACCTTCGAAAAATTGCTCAATCAATCTGACATCGATCCAAATGGCTATTGCCTTGAAATGTATATTAACGAAACAGATGTGCGCTTAATGGTAGGCATCAAAAAATAA
- a CDS encoding PhnB protein (product_source=KO:K04750; cog=COG2764; ko=KO:K04750; pfam=PF06983; superfamily=54593) has translation MASINSYLTFNGNCREAMTFYQGCLGGELTFETVGESVIVDKIPNVMKRSIMHAVLAKDDLVIMATDMVEECGLIKGNSISMMLNCNSEEEAQAFYRKLSAGGKASHPLQETFWGALFGDLTDRFGNNWLINYDKNRYI, from the coding sequence TTGGCAAGTATTAATTCATATCTCACTTTTAACGGCAACTGCCGCGAAGCAATGACATTCTATCAGGGTTGTTTGGGAGGAGAATTGACCTTCGAAACCGTTGGAGAATCGGTTATTGTTGATAAAATACCCAATGTTATGAAGCGGAGTATTATGCATGCTGTTTTGGCTAAAGATGATCTGGTGATTATGGCAACAGATATGGTAGAAGAATGCGGATTAATTAAGGGAAATTCGATTTCTATGATGCTGAATTGTAATTCGGAAGAAGAGGCCCAGGCTTTTTACCGTAAACTTTCAGCAGGAGGGAAGGCATCGCATCCACTACAGGAAACATTCTGGGGAGCACTTTTTGGTGATTTAACAGATCGCTTTGGGAATAATTGGTTAATAAATTACGATAAAAACAGATACATATGA
- a CDS encoding hypothetical protein (product_source=Hypo-rule applied; pfam=PF13564; transmembrane_helix_parts=Inside_1_6,TMhelix_7_29,Outside_30_38,TMhelix_39_61,Inside_62_72,TMhelix_73_92,Outside_93_96,TMhelix_97_115,Inside_116_125) has product MKKLKTWYWIATIIFALMMIMDGVGGITQQEAGKEVLKHLGYPMYLLIIVGIAKLLGAASILQNKFIAIKEWAYAGFAINFIGAFASRAFVGDGISLLVPPLIALVIMFIPYILWKKLASNVKIS; this is encoded by the coding sequence ATGAAGAAGTTAAAAACGTGGTATTGGATTGCCACTATTATTTTTGCATTAATGATGATTATGGATGGCGTTGGCGGGATTACTCAACAGGAAGCAGGTAAAGAAGTACTTAAACACCTCGGTTATCCAATGTATCTGCTTATCATTGTTGGTATTGCAAAACTGCTTGGGGCGGCATCCATCCTTCAAAATAAATTTATAGCCATTAAAGAATGGGCCTATGCAGGTTTTGCCATTAATTTTATCGGTGCCTTTGCCTCCAGGGCATTTGTTGGCGATGGCATATCACTTTTAGTGCCGCCACTTATTGCCTTGGTAATTATGTTTATCCCCTACATTTTATGGAAGAAACTGGCATCAAATGTTAAAATTAGTTAA
- a CDS encoding dienelactone hydrolase (product_source=COG0412; cath_funfam=1.10.238.10,3.40.50.1820; cleavage_site_network=SignalP-noTM; cog=COG0412; ko=KO:K06889; pfam=PF13026; superfamily=53474; transmembrane_helix_parts=Inside_1_4,TMhelix_5_27,Outside_28_439): MKKSLLFIIALLFTTTAFSQNVIQLFNGANDFFKLLQEEKFKDAHAFFDDTLKTKLTEESLKKLWGDIGTKYGKAESLDAVQSKAQGEFFAVTVEGKFANGDQNFILGFNKLQKIVGIFLAPSRKASAYLKPTYVDTSLYKEKSVYIGPAGKQLAAIITTPKNAKNFPIVVFVHGSGPADMDETVGANKPFKDLAGGLASKGIASVRYVKRTLIYPNEFNKAFTVKEEVLDDATAAIALAKTIVGANPKAVYVFGHSLGGMLAPKMATITPDLAGIILAATPARKLTDIIVDQNKYMFDQANDTTAAFKKQLADAYVEIDKSRISQLGTTIKPDSLILGLPAKYWTDLNTYNQVAVAKSLSKPRIYVLQGGNDFQVGKVDFDLWNAALSKKKNVVLKFYPDLNHLLSSQTEKGTMAQYQAAVSVSETLVNDIASWIKAK; this comes from the coding sequence ATGAAAAAGAGCCTTTTATTCATAATCGCTTTATTATTTACAACCACTGCATTTTCTCAAAATGTGATCCAGCTCTTTAACGGTGCGAACGACTTTTTTAAACTGTTGCAGGAGGAGAAATTTAAAGATGCCCACGCTTTCTTTGATGATACTTTAAAAACGAAATTAACGGAAGAGAGTTTAAAGAAACTTTGGGGGGATATTGGAACAAAATATGGAAAGGCAGAATCGTTAGATGCCGTTCAAAGTAAAGCTCAGGGCGAGTTTTTTGCAGTAACGGTAGAAGGTAAATTTGCGAACGGTGATCAGAACTTTATTTTAGGTTTTAATAAACTACAGAAAATCGTTGGAATCTTCCTCGCGCCGTCTCGAAAGGCATCTGCTTATTTAAAACCAACTTATGTTGATACCAGTTTATACAAGGAAAAATCGGTATACATTGGGCCGGCAGGAAAACAATTGGCAGCCATTATCACCACACCAAAAAATGCCAAAAATTTCCCTATAGTGGTTTTTGTACATGGCTCTGGTCCGGCCGATATGGATGAAACAGTTGGTGCGAATAAACCCTTTAAAGATTTGGCTGGTGGTTTAGCTTCTAAGGGAATTGCTTCTGTCCGCTATGTGAAACGAACCTTAATCTACCCTAATGAATTTAATAAAGCATTTACAGTAAAAGAAGAAGTGCTGGATGATGCAACTGCAGCTATTGCACTCGCAAAAACGATAGTTGGCGCTAATCCTAAAGCCGTTTATGTATTCGGCCATAGTTTAGGCGGAATGCTGGCACCTAAAATGGCTACCATTACACCTGATTTAGCAGGGATTATTTTGGCAGCAACACCTGCCAGAAAACTAACAGATATTATTGTTGATCAGAATAAGTATATGTTCGATCAGGCTAACGATACAACAGCTGCCTTTAAAAAACAACTGGCAGATGCTTACGTAGAAATTGATAAAAGTAGAATTTCGCAGTTGGGAACTACCATAAAGCCTGATTCTTTAATTTTAGGACTGCCTGCAAAATATTGGACAGATTTAAATACCTACAATCAGGTTGCTGTGGCAAAAAGCCTTTCGAAACCTAGAATATATGTATTGCAGGGAGGAAATGACTTTCAGGTAGGTAAAGTAGATTTTGATTTATGGAATGCTGCCTTGAGTAAAAAGAAAAATGTGGTGCTTAAATTTTATCCAGATTTAAACCACCTCTTAAGTTCTCAAACTGAAAAGGGTACAATGGCCCAATATCAAGCAGCGGTAAGTGTGTCTGAAACTTTAGTTAACGATATTGCCTCATGGATTAAGGCCAAATAA
- a CDS encoding membrane protein (product_source=KO:K07058; cog=COG1295; ko=KO:K07058; pfam=PF03631; tigrfam=TIGR00765; transmembrane_helix_parts=Inside_1_35,TMhelix_36_58,Outside_59_95,TMhelix_96_115,Inside_116_142,TMhelix_143_165,Outside_166_182,TMhelix_183_205,Inside_206_217,TMhelix_218_240,Outside_241_249,TMhelix_250_272,Inside_273_322), whose product MTKNKITLKGIWGVLKASFTGFNDHKVTKLSGSLAYYTVFSMAPLLVVIISLCGIFLGREIAEGQVYAQLEGFLGKESAVSLQQLIKNAYLDGKSTIALIVGIITLLIGATTVFGDIQDSINTIWGLKPKPKRGWVKMLQNRFLSFSVIISLGFVLLVSLAVTSVLDAFSDRLQARFAEISVIVFYILNQIVTLAVISLIFGVIFKVLPDAIIKWRDVIAGAIVTALLFMIGKFAISLYIGQSDVGSTYGATGSLVVVLLWTYYSSIILYFGAEFTKAYAVAFGSEIYPSHYAVTTKEIEIETGSKSIQDNHPEIKKEVKKA is encoded by the coding sequence ATGACAAAGAATAAAATCACTTTAAAAGGAATATGGGGCGTTTTAAAAGCATCGTTTACAGGATTTAATGATCATAAAGTAACCAAACTTAGCGGCTCATTAGCCTATTATACGGTGTTTTCTATGGCGCCGCTGCTCGTGGTTATTATTTCTTTGTGTGGTATATTTTTAGGGAGAGAAATAGCTGAAGGACAGGTTTATGCCCAGCTTGAAGGATTTTTAGGTAAAGAATCTGCCGTTTCCTTACAGCAGTTAATCAAAAATGCTTATCTGGATGGAAAAAGCACCATTGCTTTAATTGTTGGGATCATAACCCTATTAATTGGGGCAACTACCGTTTTTGGCGATATCCAGGATTCTATTAATACCATTTGGGGTTTAAAACCGAAGCCGAAAAGAGGATGGGTAAAAATGCTCCAGAACCGGTTCTTGTCCTTTTCGGTAATTATTAGCCTGGGTTTTGTGCTGCTGGTTTCGTTAGCGGTTACCTCTGTACTCGATGCTTTTAGTGATCGCTTGCAGGCCCGCTTTGCCGAAATATCTGTTATTGTATTTTACATCCTTAATCAGATCGTAACCTTGGCTGTTATCTCATTAATATTTGGCGTAATATTTAAGGTATTACCTGATGCAATTATAAAATGGCGTGATGTAATTGCTGGTGCAATAGTTACCGCTTTACTATTTATGATCGGTAAATTTGCCATTTCACTTTATATAGGGCAAAGCGATGTTGGGAGTACTTATGGTGCAACAGGTTCATTGGTAGTTGTGCTTTTATGGACTTATTACTCTTCTATCATTTTATATTTTGGTGCCGAATTTACCAAGGCTTATGCGGTTGCTTTTGGATCTGAGATTTACCCTTCTCATTATGCGGTCACCACAAAAGAAATAGAAATAGAAACGGGGAGTAAATCCATTCAGGATAATCATCCCGAAATTAAAAAAGAGGTTAAGAAAGCTTAA
- a CDS encoding secondary thiamine-phosphate synthase enzyme (product_source=TIGR00149; cath_funfam=2.60.120.460; cog=COG0432; pfam=PF01894; superfamily=111038; tigrfam=TIGR00149), whose protein sequence is MKIYQQALALRERRRGFHIITDEVEDALPQIDEINIGICQVFIQHTSASLTINENADPTVRVDFEMFFNKTVKENDPDYEHDYEGSDDMPAHLKSALLGSSVTIPIRNGRLALGTWQGIYLCEHRNHGGQRRLIVTAWGE, encoded by the coding sequence ATGAAAATATACCAGCAAGCTTTAGCACTTAGAGAACGAAGAAGAGGCTTCCATATCATTACTGATGAGGTTGAGGATGCCCTGCCTCAAATTGACGAAATTAACATTGGCATTTGCCAGGTTTTTATCCAGCATACTTCTGCTTCGCTTACCATCAACGAAAATGCAGATCCTACGGTTAGGGTTGATTTTGAAATGTTCTTTAATAAAACCGTAAAAGAAAATGATCCCGATTATGAACATGACTATGAAGGTTCAGATGATATGCCTGCGCATTTAAAGTCAGCACTTTTAGGTAGTTCTGTTACCATTCCAATTAGAAACGGCAGATTGGCACTTGGTACCTGGCAAGGTATTTATCTTTGCGAACATCGCAACCATGGCGGCCAAAGAAGATTAATCGTTACAGCTTGGGGCGAATAA
- a CDS encoding putative nuclease of restriction endonuclease-like (RecB) superfamily (product_source=COG4804; cog=COG4804; pfam=PF06250), whose translation MRIADLNERNFYEIEAIKNNWSLRELQRQYDSALYARLSISKNKEEIRSLGQKGQIIEKNKDLIKDPYILEFLGLPEQSFYSESELEQKLIDKLEHFLLELDNGFTFVARQKRITFEEKHFKIDLVFYNRILKCFVLIDLKIGELKHQDIGQMQMYVNYFDREVKLEDENKTIGIILCQDKSESVVRYTLPENNEQIFASKYLTVLPSEKDFIKIIEN comes from the coding sequence ATGAGAATCGCAGATTTAAATGAGCGTAATTTCTATGAAATAGAAGCAATCAAAAATAATTGGAGCTTACGAGAGCTACAGCGCCAATATGATTCAGCATTATATGCACGTTTATCAATAAGCAAAAACAAGGAAGAAATACGATCACTCGGCCAGAAAGGACAAATAATCGAAAAAAACAAGGATTTAATAAAAGACCCCTACATACTGGAATTCCTAGGACTACCAGAACAAAGTTTTTATTCAGAAAGTGAGTTAGAGCAAAAATTAATCGATAAACTCGAACATTTCTTATTAGAATTAGATAATGGTTTCACCTTTGTAGCCCGTCAAAAAAGAATAACTTTCGAAGAAAAACATTTCAAAATAGATTTAGTTTTCTACAACCGTATTTTAAAGTGTTTTGTACTTATCGATTTAAAAATCGGAGAACTAAAACATCAAGATATAGGCCAGATGCAGATGTACGTGAACTATTTTGATAGAGAAGTAAAACTTGAGGATGAAAACAAAACCATCGGTATTATCCTTTGTCAGGATAAAAGCGAATCTGTAGTAAGATATACGCTTCCGGAAAACAATGAACAAATTTTCGCAAGTAAGTATTTAACGGTTTTACCTAGTGAAAAGGATTTCATTAAAATTATTGAGAATTAA
- a CDS encoding hypothetical protein (product_source=Hypo-rule applied; cath_funfam=3.30.460.10; pfam=PF17761) — MEINNQSLYSRVVELLAQSRQKVSQTINNIMATTYFEIGRMIVEEEQDGKERAEYGKRVLKELSRKLVAEFGKGFSETNLRQIRNFYLLYSIQQTVSAEFKNEEIADTVARKSINQQHCLRNSNSLGRIILS; from the coding sequence ATGGAAATAAACAACCAAAGTCTATATAGTAGGGTTGTTGAACTGCTAGCCCAGTCTCGACAAAAGGTATCGCAAACCATTAATAATATAATGGCTACCACTTACTTCGAAATTGGCAGAATGATTGTTGAAGAGGAACAGGACGGTAAAGAAAGAGCAGAATATGGTAAACGAGTTTTAAAAGAACTCTCAAGAAAACTAGTTGCAGAGTTTGGCAAAGGCTTTTCTGAAACAAATTTGAGGCAAATACGCAATTTTTATTTACTCTATTCAATTCAGCAGACAGTGTCTGCTGAATTCAAAAATGAAGAAATTGCCGATACAGTAGCGCGTAAATCTATAAATCAGCAGCACTGTCTGCGCAATTCAAACTCACTTGGTCGCATTATCTTAAGTTAA
- a CDS encoding hypothetical protein (product_source=Hypo-rule applied; transmembrane_helix_parts=Outside_1_44,TMhelix_45_67,Inside_68_79,TMhelix_80_102,Outside_103_116,TMhelix_117_134,Inside_135_140,TMhelix_141_163,Outside_164_166,TMhelix_167_186,Inside_187_192,TMhelix_193_215,Outside_216_229,TMhelix_230_252,Inside_253_263,TMhelix_264_283,Outside_284_308,TMhelix_309_331,Inside_332_344), producing the protein MKVDREKSEFLDDMIEQWQSDGLINNETGDKLRKSYEAKNFDWLRLAQYAFWVALACGFIALGSLLIDNSILNYLKRVYNTPNIVIAIVSGGLAAWLYILGFKRKKKLAHLKFSNEAIVFSAILLTANAIAYFGKVLDNGSGNFSILILVSVFIYGALGYIFNSRLIWIFALISLGAWFGTETGYLSRWNYYFLGMNYPLRFVVFGAALTAASFIMKAFPKTQNFFQVTYIAGMVYLFVSLWALSVFGNFASLEEWYKVRQLSLFYWALISGAVCVASTLFGLKYHDDIAREFGITFLFINLYTRYFEYFWDSWHKALFFSVLAASFWLIGRKAEKIWNVEFLK; encoded by the coding sequence ATGAAAGTTGATAGAGAAAAGAGTGAGTTTCTTGATGATATGATTGAGCAATGGCAAAGTGACGGCTTAATTAATAACGAAACCGGCGATAAACTCCGTAAAAGTTATGAAGCCAAAAACTTCGATTGGTTACGCCTGGCACAGTATGCTTTTTGGGTAGCTCTGGCTTGCGGTTTTATTGCACTTGGATCGCTCCTCATTGATAATTCGATCTTGAACTATTTAAAACGGGTTTACAATACACCAAATATTGTAATTGCCATTGTTTCTGGCGGATTGGCCGCATGGCTTTATATCTTAGGTTTTAAGCGAAAAAAGAAACTGGCCCATTTAAAGTTTAGTAATGAAGCTATCGTTTTTTCAGCAATTTTACTTACCGCCAATGCCATTGCCTATTTTGGAAAGGTGCTGGACAATGGATCTGGCAACTTCTCCATCCTGATTTTAGTATCTGTTTTCATTTATGGTGCTTTAGGTTATATTTTCAATTCGCGTTTAATCTGGATTTTTGCTTTGATATCTTTAGGTGCCTGGTTTGGTACGGAAACAGGTTATTTAAGCCGTTGGAATTATTATTTCCTTGGCATGAATTATCCTTTACGTTTCGTGGTTTTTGGCGCTGCATTAACCGCAGCATCGTTTATTATGAAAGCTTTCCCCAAAACACAAAACTTCTTTCAGGTTACTTATATCGCAGGGATGGTTTATTTGTTTGTCTCGCTTTGGGCCTTATCAGTATTTGGCAATTTTGCCAGTTTAGAAGAATGGTATAAGGTTAGGCAGCTAAGCTTATTTTATTGGGCATTAATTTCAGGAGCTGTTTGTGTGGCGAGCACTTTATTTGGTCTAAAATACCATGACGACATTGCCCGCGAATTTGGCATTACTTTTCTCTTTATTAACCTTTACACGCGCTATTTCGAATACTTCTGGGACAGCTGGCATAAAGCTTTATTCTTTTCGGTACTGGCGGCCTCTTTTTGGCTAATCGGCAGAAAAGCAGAAAAAATCTGGAATGTAGAGTTTTTGAAGTAA